A region of Polyodon spathula isolate WHYD16114869_AA chromosome 4, ASM1765450v1, whole genome shotgun sequence DNA encodes the following proteins:
- the LOC121314582 gene encoding serpin B6-like isoform X2, with protein sequence MESLASANTSFALDLFKKLTNDRKTANIFYSPLSISSALAMVYMGARGNTAAEMAQSVRFNKSQDAVHSGFRALISDINKQGAPYKLCLANRLYGEKSFDFVKEFIQDTKKFYQAELEAVDFGTASEAARQNINSWVQSQTNDKIQNLLAEGTVDSLTRLVLVNAIYFKGNWAKKFSESETKERPFRLSKNGTKPVQMMQQKAKFNLTFIPEVNSQIIELPYVGNDLTMLIMLPMDIEDDSTGLEKLERELTFENLMEWTKAEMMDNTEVTVTLPKFKLEETYDLKSALTSLGMVDAFDIGKSDFSGMSPNNELVLSKVVHKSFVEVNEEGTEAAAATAAIMMMRCAMIPVHFNADHPFLFFIRHNKTGNILFYGRFSSP encoded by the exons ATGGAGAGCTTGGCAAGTGCAAACACTAGCTTCGCCCTGGACCTCTTTAAGAAGCTCACAAATGACCGAAAAACAGCGAACATCTTCTACTCCCCCCTGAGCATCTCTTCCGCTCTGGCCATGGTGTATATGGGGGCTCGGGGGAACACAGCCGCTGAGATGGCACAG TCCGTCCGTTTTAACAAATCTCAGGATGCTGTGCACTCTGGATTCAGAGCGCTGATCTCGGACATCAACAAACAGGGCGCTCCCTATAAATTGTGTTTGGCTAATCGTCTGTATGGAGAAAAATCATTTGACTTTGTCAAG GAATTCATTCAGGACACCAAGAAGTTCTACCAGGCAGAGCTGGAAGCTGTTGATTTTGGAACTGCATCAGAAGCAGCCAGACAGAACATCAACTCCTGGGTGCAGAGCCAGACAAATG ACAAAATCCAGAACTTGTTGGCTGAAGGGACTGTCGATTCTCTGACCAGACTTGTCCTGGTGAATGCCATCTATTTCAAAGGAAACTGGGCGAAAAAGTTCAGTGAGAGTGAAACAAAAGAAAGGCCTTTCCGACTGAGCAAG aatggaACTAAACCTGTGCAGATGATGCAACAGAAAGCCAAGTTTAACCTCACATTCATTCCTGAAGTGAACAGTCAGATTATAGAGCTCCCATATGTTGGCAATGACCTGACCATGCTCATCATGTTACCTATGGATATTGAAGACGATTCCACTGGACTGGAGAAG CTTGAAAGGGAGCTCACCTTTGAGAATCTCATGGAATGGACTAAGGCAGAAATGATGGACAACACTGAGGTGACTGTAACCCTGCCAAAGTTCAAGCTGGAGGAGACCTATGACCTTAAGTCGGCTCTGACCAGCTTGGGCATGGTAGATGCCTTTGACATTGGCAAGTCTGATTTCTCTGGCATGTCTCCCAATAATGAACTGGTGCTGTCGAAGGTGGTGCACAAGTCCTTTGTGGAGGTGAATGAGGAGGGCACAGAGGCAGCAGCCGCCACTGCGGCCATCATGATGATGCGCTGTGCGATGATCCCTGTACACTTCAATGCTGACCACCCATTCCTGTTCTTCATTAGGCACAACAAAACCGGCAACATCCTCTTCTATGGCAGGTTCAGCTCTCCTTAA
- the LOC121314582 gene encoding serpin B6-like isoform X1 — MESLASANTSFALDLFKKLTNDRKTANIFYSPLSISSALAMVYMGARGNTAAEMAQVVHFSKPKEGAAAGMQQKMQMQMPSYLQSVRFNKSQDAVHSGFRALISDINKQGAPYKLCLANRLYGEKSFDFVKEFIQDTKKFYQAELEAVDFGTASEAARQNINSWVQSQTNDKIQNLLAEGTVDSLTRLVLVNAIYFKGNWAKKFSESETKERPFRLSKNGTKPVQMMQQKAKFNLTFIPEVNSQIIELPYVGNDLTMLIMLPMDIEDDSTGLEKLERELTFENLMEWTKAEMMDNTEVTVTLPKFKLEETYDLKSALTSLGMVDAFDIGKSDFSGMSPNNELVLSKVVHKSFVEVNEEGTEAAAATAAIMMMRCAMIPVHFNADHPFLFFIRHNKTGNILFYGRFSSP, encoded by the exons ATGGAGAGCTTGGCAAGTGCAAACACTAGCTTCGCCCTGGACCTCTTTAAGAAGCTCACAAATGACCGAAAAACAGCGAACATCTTCTACTCCCCCCTGAGCATCTCTTCCGCTCTGGCCATGGTGTATATGGGGGCTCGGGGGAACACAGCCGCTGAGATGGCACAG gtggttcATTTTAGCAAACCGAAAGAAGGGGCTGCTGCTGGAATGCAAcagaaaatgcaaatgcaaatgccTAGCTATCTACAG TCCGTCCGTTTTAACAAATCTCAGGATGCTGTGCACTCTGGATTCAGAGCGCTGATCTCGGACATCAACAAACAGGGCGCTCCCTATAAATTGTGTTTGGCTAATCGTCTGTATGGAGAAAAATCATTTGACTTTGTCAAG GAATTCATTCAGGACACCAAGAAGTTCTACCAGGCAGAGCTGGAAGCTGTTGATTTTGGAACTGCATCAGAAGCAGCCAGACAGAACATCAACTCCTGGGTGCAGAGCCAGACAAATG ACAAAATCCAGAACTTGTTGGCTGAAGGGACTGTCGATTCTCTGACCAGACTTGTCCTGGTGAATGCCATCTATTTCAAAGGAAACTGGGCGAAAAAGTTCAGTGAGAGTGAAACAAAAGAAAGGCCTTTCCGACTGAGCAAG aatggaACTAAACCTGTGCAGATGATGCAACAGAAAGCCAAGTTTAACCTCACATTCATTCCTGAAGTGAACAGTCAGATTATAGAGCTCCCATATGTTGGCAATGACCTGACCATGCTCATCATGTTACCTATGGATATTGAAGACGATTCCACTGGACTGGAGAAG CTTGAAAGGGAGCTCACCTTTGAGAATCTCATGGAATGGACTAAGGCAGAAATGATGGACAACACTGAGGTGACTGTAACCCTGCCAAAGTTCAAGCTGGAGGAGACCTATGACCTTAAGTCGGCTCTGACCAGCTTGGGCATGGTAGATGCCTTTGACATTGGCAAGTCTGATTTCTCTGGCATGTCTCCCAATAATGAACTGGTGCTGTCGAAGGTGGTGCACAAGTCCTTTGTGGAGGTGAATGAGGAGGGCACAGAGGCAGCAGCCGCCACTGCGGCCATCATGATGATGCGCTGTGCGATGATCCCTGTACACTTCAATGCTGACCACCCATTCCTGTTCTTCATTAGGCACAACAAAACCGGCAACATCCTCTTCTATGGCAGGTTCAGCTCTCCTTAA
- the LOC121313943 gene encoding proproteinase E-like — LNGVYFSSISAYGCGNPTYPPTAKVVNGVDAKAYSWPWQISLQYRSGSSYYHTCGGTLISPNWVMTAGHCISSRNTYRVVLGKYDLTKVENSEQIFGTANIIVHPNWNSNCVACGNDIALIKLERSAIINDKVQPACLPAPGDVLPNNYSCYITGWGRLYTNGPLASKLQQALLPVVDHSVCSRSDWWGSTVKTTMVCAGGELKSGCNGDSGGPLNCKSSDGLWYVHGVTSFGSSSGCNTIRKPTVFTRVSAFISWINDTMTRY; from the exons CttaatggtgtttatttttcttctatttcagcCTATGGCTGTGGAAATCCCACCTACCCTCCCACTGCCAAAGTGGTAAATGGTGTGGATGCAAAAGCATACAGCTGGCCTTGGCAG ATTTCTCTGCAGTACAGAAGTGGAAGTAGCTACTACCACACCTGTGGTGGAACTCTTATTTCTCCCAACTGGGTCATGACAGCTGGGCACTGTATTTC gtCTCGCAACACCTATCGTGTTGTGCTTGGTAAGTACGACTTAACAAAGGTTGAGAACAGCGAGCAGATCTTCGGTACAGCTAACATTATTGTGCACCCCAACTGGAACAGCAACTGCGTGGCTTGTGG TAATGATATTGCCCTGATTAAGCTCGAGAGAAGTGCTATCATCAATGACAAGGTCCAGCCAGCTTGTCTCCCTGCCCCTGGAGATGTCCTGCCCAACAATTATTCCTGCTACATCACTGGATGGGGAAGACTTTACA CCAACGGGCCCCTAGCCTCAAAGTTGCAGCAGGCTCTCTTGCCAGTGGTTGACCACAGTGTGTGCAGCCGCAGTGACTGGTGGGGCAGCACTGTCAAGACCACCATGGTGTGCGCCGGGGGGGAACTCAAGTCCGGGTGCAAT GGGGACTCTGGTGGACCCCTGAACTGCAAGTCCAGTGATGGGCTCTGGTACGTCCACGGCGTGACCAGTTTTGGGTCCTCTAGTGGGTGTAACACCATTCGGAAACCAACAGTCTTCACCCGTGTCTCCGCCTTCATCTCCTGGATCAATGAT ACCATGACGCGCTACTGA